In Altererythrobacter aquiaggeris, the genomic stretch AGGCGGTGCGCCCGGTCCGATCGTCCACGCCGAAACGGGTGAGGAAATGGGCCGGCACAGGGGCATCATCCACTATACTGTCGGCCAGCGCCGCGGGCTGGATATCGGCGGACAGGCAGAACCACTTTATGTAGTCGGACTGGATGCACCCGAAGCGCGCGTGCTGGTGGGGCCCAAGCGGCTCCTCGCGGTCGCGTCGGCAACCCTAATCGATACCAATCTGATCGGGCCGATCCCCGATGTCCCGCTGACCGCCAAGGTAAGATCGCTGGCAAAGCCCGTTCCCGTCACACTGGAGGGTTCGCTGGGCGATGGCCGGCCGGTCACTTTGCATTTTGCAGCACCCGAATTCGGCGTTGCACCGGGCCAGGCTGCGGTGATTTACGCCGGTGAGCGCGTGCTGGGCGGCGGCTGGATCGATTCGACCGAAAGCTCAGTCCGTCTTGAGGCGGCCTAACCTTCCCATTTGTCCATCACGCAGCCGTAACCCTCGCGCCAGCGGGCGGTTTGCCCAATCATCAACGGATAACGGGCGGTTATGCTTTTTTCGGCCTTGTCTTCGGTCAGGCTGACCAGCTCCATCCCGCCAAGCAAGTCCTTGCGGCAATCATCGAGGCTGCGCCCGCCAGCGTGGCGGCATGAACACACCACCCGCGCACTGTATGATGCGCCGGCATTCGTGAACCCGCTTATGGCACTCCAATTATAGGCTACACCGCCTGCGATAACCGCTGTCACCGCGGCCGTTATGGCCCAGCCGCGCCGCCAGCCGCGCCGCGAGCCGCGATTATGGGTTGAAGCGGAGTTCGAACGTCGTTTTGCGGTTGCCATCGCGGCGCTCTTTGACGCATCAGTCGCCCCCATGTCCAGAACGCTCTTGCCGATCCTGCCGTTGATGTTGCTTGCCGCTTGCGGAGAGGCGGGAACGGATGCGCCGCCGCCGCTGAGCAAGCAGGCGCTCGCCGCCGTATCCGATAATGCCGGTGCCCCGACGGAGCAGGTTGCAAGGCAAGTGGATGACCTGTTTGCCAATCCCGAAACCATCGGCGAAACGCGCGCCGCAATCGTGATGCACCGCGGCCAGATCGTGGCCGAGCGTTACGGCGAGGGATATGATGCCGAAACACGCTTTGTCAGCTGGTCGATGGCCAAAACCGTCACGGCGGTGATGATCGGAATGCTGGTGGCCGACGGGCGGCTGAGGCTGGACGATTCGCCGCCGGTGCCCCGCTGGCAGCGCCCGGGTGACCCGCGCGGTGAAATCACCCTGCGGCAATTATTGCAGATGCGGTCGGGATTACGCCATTCCGAGGCCAGCGATCCGATATACGATTCTGCAGAAGTCAGGATGCTGTTTCTGGACGGCCGAGATGACATGGCGGATTACGCCGGGGCCCAGCCCCTGGAAGCCGAACCTGGCCGCCAATTCGAATATTCATCGAACACAACTGTCATTCTGGCAGATATCGCTGCCCGGGCGCTGACGACAAGTAATGATCCCGAAGTCCGCCGCAAGACGGTGGCCGATTATCTTCAGACAAGGTTGTTCGGACCGCTGGGAATGGACAGCATGGTCCCCGAATTCGACGCCCGCGGAACACTTGTTGGCGGCAGTCTTATGCATGCGACCGCGCGCGACTGGGCCAAATTCGGCGAATTCTTGCGCCATGGCGGGTCGGAACGCGGATCGCAAATGGTGCCGCGCCGATGGATCGATTTCATGAAGACGCCAAGCCCGCGATCGCCGTTTTACGGCGCGCAAACCTGGTTGAACCGCGATTCCGGCTTCGACCGCGATGATGAACAGGCTGACCGTGGTCCGGATACGATGTTCGCGGCCATTGGCCATATGGGCCAGTACATTATCGTCAGCCCGGATCAAAAGCTGACCATCGTGCGGCTGGGGCATACCGATCAGGCCAAACGGACGGCCCTGGTCGGCGAACTGATGGATGTCGCCGAACTTTATCCCG encodes the following:
- a CDS encoding serine hydrolase, producing the protein MSRTLLPILPLMLLAACGEAGTDAPPPLSKQALAAVSDNAGAPTEQVARQVDDLFANPETIGETRAAIVMHRGQIVAERYGEGYDAETRFVSWSMAKTVTAVMIGMLVADGRLRLDDSPPVPRWQRPGDPRGEITLRQLLQMRSGLRHSEASDPIYDSAEVRMLFLDGRDDMADYAGAQPLEAEPGRQFEYSSNTTVILADIAARALTTSNDPEVRRKTVADYLQTRLFGPLGMDSMVPEFDARGTLVGGSLMHATARDWAKFGEFLRHGGSERGSQMVPRRWIDFMKTPSPRSPFYGAQTWLNRDSGFDRDDEQADRGPDTMFAAIGHMGQYIIVSPDQKLTIVRLGHTDQAKRTALVGELMDVAELYPEM